One Dysidea avara chromosome 7, odDysAvar1.4, whole genome shotgun sequence genomic region harbors:
- the LOC136260560 gene encoding ATP-dependent DNA helicase RecQ-like yields MAVSSLSFDKEKAERLITECTQKLGYIQLKDEQLKVIMAFLSGRDVFAILPTGFGKSLCFACLPLVFDAFTRTHSSIVLVVTPLNAIIKDQVANLKARGLEAGVLGIDDEDDLAAGKFQIVFSSPEMLFMRKQWREMLTSEKEVTVILDLL; encoded by the exons ATGGCCGTGTCTTCGCTGAGTTTTGATAAAGAGAAAGCAGAACGACTGATTACGGAGTGTACTCAGAAACTAGGTTATATACAGTTGAAGGATGAACAACTGAAAGTCATCATGGCTTTTCTAAGTGGCAGAGACGTGTTTGCAATTTTACCAACCGGGTTTGGCAAATCCCTTTGCTTTGCCTGTCTACCTTTAGTCTTTGACGCATTCACCAGAACCCATTCATCTATTGTACTGGTCGTAACTCCTTTAAATGCCATCATTAAAGACCAG GTAGCTAATTTAAAGGCCAGGGGACTAGAAGCAGGAGTCTTGGGCattgatgatgaagatgattTAGCAGCAGGAAAATTTCAGATTGTGTTTTCTTCTCCTGAAATGTTGTTTATGCGTAAGCAATGGAGAGAGATGTTGACATCAGAG